GCGCGGGCCGCGGCCGAGGGAGCGGTGCTCGGCGTCGATGTGTCGGCGCCGATGCTGGCCGAGGCCCGGAAGCAGGCCGCGGGCTCCGGACTGCCGCAGGTCACCTTCGAGCGAGGGGACGCACAGGTCCATCGCTTCGAGGACGGCGCCTTCGATATCGCGATCAGCCGTTTCGGGGTGATGTTCTTCGCCGACCCGGAGGCGGCGTTCGCAAATATCGCCCGAGCGCTGCGTCCGGGCGGGCAGTTGGCGTTCCTGTGCTGGCGGAGCGTGCGGGACAATCCCTATCTGACCGTGCCGATGGGCGCCATCGCCCCGTATGTACAGCTTCCGGAGCTCGAGGCGCCGGGCGCCCCGGGCCCGTTCTCCCTCGTTGACACCGACCGGATCGAGAAGCTGCTGGACAGCGCGGGATTCGACGAGATCACGATCAGCGCCGTCGACGAGCCGATGTGGATGGGGACCGATCCGGACGACGTGGTGGCCTACCAGCTCGGCATACCGGCCTCGCGCGCGATGCTCGCCGAGGCGAGTGCGGAAGCGCGGGCCAAGACAGAAACCGCGTTGCGGGATGCGCTGGCCGAACACCAGGGCCCCGACGGCGTCACGCTCGGCAGCGCGGCGTGGCTGGTGACGGCCCGCCGGCGATGACCGGCTCGGCAGCCCGGATCCGGTGCCAGGCGGGAGGTGGCCACCCCGCTCCTCGTGGACGGGGTGGCCACCGGCTCGCTCAGCCCATCGCCGCCGCCGGCCCGGCGACCGGGGCCAGACGGCCCGTGCGGTGCAGTCCGTAGAGGGCGGCACTGCAGGCGAGGCCCAGGACCGGCAGGGCGATCCAGGGCAGGGCGGGCAGTCCGGCCGACCGGGAGGCGTCCAGTGCGGCACCGGTGAGCAGATTGCCGAGGGTGATGCCGATACCGCAGATGGTGTTGTAGAGCCCGTAGTGGGTCGCCACCAGGCGGTTACCGGACAGCCGGACGATGGTGTCCATCTCGAACGGGTACGTGATCATCGTGCCGAGCGCGAGCAGCAGCGCACAGAGCGCCGGCGGGACGGCCGCGAGGGCCCAGCGGCCGGGGCCCTCGGCCGGCACCGGCAGCGCCGTGGCGGCCAGCAGCGGAACGAAGGCCAGCCCCATGGTCAGCAGACCTCGGGCGAGCGCGCGGCCCGCGGTCATCCGGGCCTTGCACCAGCGCGTCACCCTGGTCTGGCCCAGGATGGTGCTCAGCCCGGACACCGCGAACAGCCCAGCCACCGCCGCGGTGCCGAACTCCCCCTCACCGCCCAGTCGCCGTACCTCCAGCGGCAGCGCCAGATAGACCTGGAACGACAGCACATACGAGCCGATCATGGCTCCGGAGAACAGCAGGAACGGCCGGTTGGCCAGCACGCCGCGCCATGAGGACGGCAGGCCCGCCCGCCGGTCGTCACCGGCCGGAGCGGTCTCGTCCCCGCGGGCCGGCAGCGCACGGATCTGCACGATGCTCAGCAGCGCGAAGATCCCCGCCGAAACCAGGCAGGTGACCTGGAAGTTGACGCCGGTGAGCACCATCCCCACCAGCGGGCCGAGCAGGATGCCCGCCTGGTAGAAGACGTTGAACAGCGCAAACGCCTCCAGCCTCCGGTCGCCCGCCGCGGCGGCCAGATAGGCCCGGACCGCCGGGTTGAACAGCGCACCGGCCAGTCCGGTGGCCGCGGACGCCGCCAGCAGCGCGGGCAGCGAGTCCACCAGCCCGAGCGTCGCGAATCCGAGCGTCCGCAGCACACAGCCGGCCACGATCAGCGGCTTGTAGCCGAACCGGTCGGCCAGCGCGCCGCCGACCAGGAACATCCCCTGCTGGCTGAAGTTGCGGACGCCCAGGACCAGCCCGACCAGCCAGCCCGCCAGGCCGAGCGTCCCGGACAGATGCGCGGCCAGATACGGCATCAGCATGTAGAAGCCGAGGTTGATGGTGAACTGATTGACCATCAGCAGCCGGGCGCTGCGCTCGTAGGAACGGAACTGTGTGAGCATGCCGGTCACCGGTCCTCCCCCGCAGCGTGGGCGGGCGCGTCGCCGGTCGGGCCCGCCACACCGGACGTGCCGAGCGGATCGACGACCTGCGCGCACC
This genomic stretch from Streptomyces nigrescens harbors:
- a CDS encoding class I SAM-dependent methyltransferase, with amino-acid sequence MGQGNDQDVAGGGGTPLPDEIAADNAEQGGAWNGDDGRYWVQHRERQEARYRRLTPHLMAAAGIQADSRVLDIGCGSGGTSLEAARAAAEGAVLGVDVSAPMLAEARKQAAGSGLPQVTFERGDAQVHRFEDGAFDIAISRFGVMFFADPEAAFANIARALRPGGQLAFLCWRSVRDNPYLTVPMGAIAPYVQLPELEAPGAPGPFSLVDTDRIEKLLDSAGFDEITISAVDEPMWMGTDPDDVVAYQLGIPASRAMLAEASAEARAKTETALRDALAEHQGPDGVTLGSAAWLVTARRR
- a CDS encoding MFS transporter, with amino-acid sequence MLTQFRSYERSARLLMVNQFTINLGFYMLMPYLAAHLSGTLGLAGWLVGLVLGVRNFSQQGMFLVGGALADRFGYKPLIVAGCVLRTLGFATLGLVDSLPALLAASAATGLAGALFNPAVRAYLAAAAGDRRLEAFALFNVFYQAGILLGPLVGMVLTGVNFQVTCLVSAGIFALLSIVQIRALPARGDETAPAGDDRRAGLPSSWRGVLANRPFLLFSGAMIGSYVLSFQVYLALPLEVRRLGGEGEFGTAAVAGLFAVSGLSTILGQTRVTRWCKARMTAGRALARGLLTMGLAFVPLLAATALPVPAEGPGRWALAAVPPALCALLLALGTMITYPFEMDTIVRLSGNRLVATHYGLYNTICGIGITLGNLLTGAALDASRSAGLPALPWIALPVLGLACSAALYGLHRTGRLAPVAGPAAAMG